The Micropterus dolomieu isolate WLL.071019.BEF.003 ecotype Adirondacks linkage group LG11, ASM2129224v1, whole genome shotgun sequence genomic interval tattattgtaacagtcggagtttacctgagtttccagcactTTGTGCGAAGCCATCTGGTCTTTGTTTTGACTCGATCATTACCTCAAGCACACGCACGAACTCATACTTGGAAAGAcagtggttgcaatctgaaacctcactgctagaggccactgaaaactacacatggcctCATTAAGTCATAAATACAGGAGAGAAAACTATTTGGATCAGACTTGGATGGAACCAGAATTGGGGTTTTTCACTTGCCTCTCAGGACTTTCATAGTTTTGCGAAGGAGGACTGACAAACTAGCTTGGAAAATGTATCTTGGGTAAACTTTCCCAAATCCAGTAAAGAGCAGGGAGCTCTAGCAAATTTTACTTGATGTGCCAGTTTAAGAAAGGCTAAGTTAAGTTACTAAACATAAGTAAGCTAATCAGCCAGGCATGCCAAGATTAGCAACTTCagggaaaaaagcaaaaaaaacaaaacaaattttttttccttgtttttgacatggcaaaaaaaataacaccCTGCGAACACTATCACCCTGGAGGTCAGCAAATATTTTCAACTGCTGTTAAGTTGGTCTTCAAACATCACAGTTCCCAGCAGTAATTATGTCCTTATAGTGGCTGCTAGATTTTTACTCCATAATTGTTGCAATCAAAGGTGCAAACATAAAATGCCACTTAACTGCTATAATGTAAGTAGGTACATTCATAAATTTGGATCTAATTTACACCTGCTTTGACTctgcaaatttagtatttttaGGAACTATGAGCCTCCAACAGATCCTGAATGCAAATACATGATTTAAGGCATTACTTACATCATGTCTTTGCATTCaggatttatgttttttattgtttattgtaacACTTCAGCTGTTCAATTTAATTGATGATGCGCATTATTCCTGTAATACACAAAAGTAGATTAAGTAATGACTGTCCAGACTAAAGAGAAACTAGCAAACAGTGTCAGTATTAAACAAATCTTTGTTTACATGCCAAGATATACTCTAAATCAGAAtactgaatgtaaatgtaaatacatggaCATAGGTGGTCATTTTCTCATGATAGCTTGCAGAGTATAAACTTCTTTAAAGAGTTAAGAGAAACAATGAACTAGTTAGCATTTCAGAAATGGATGGTTTTAAAACATCACATCAAGTCCAGTAACAGTAAAGCTATGTTACAGTTCAAAGAGACAGATTCAGATGCCTAGTGCGTATCTGCAGATCAAGACAATTATTGTCTTTTGTGGGCCATAAAATCTGCTTCCATTTCTTCTACAGATTATGTCCATTATCTCCACAGGTCAATTATTTCTGCAAAGCGCATTATTACACATCATCTGATAGTGCTGTTCAACCATATAACAGCATTATTATTGTGTTAAGTctcatgaaataaaaatttgaGACTCATATCCTGTATATTACATCTCTTTTTCCATAAGCAGTAACAGAAGTGGGGGACAGGATGTTATGAAGAGTCACATCAGATCCTTTGCATTAAGAATTACCACAATCttaatttgctgtgttttgttaaTGTAAGTGGATGCAACCGAGCATTGATTTGTGGTCACATCTGATCCTCTGCGATAATGTCTGGTCCTCCTATAGATGGCGCTAACTTTCCTCCTAAAGTACTGCCCTGAGAAGACATACAGCAGTGGGTTCAGGACACTGTTGAGAAAGGCAAGATACACTGAAACCTGCCCCCCCATGTCGAGAATGTGGGACCACAGCATCTCATTCAACACTTGGACATCACACAGTGTGTCAAGGAAAGTGAACACCTGAAACGGACCCCAACACAGTAAGAATAATAGTGTGACGGCATACACAAGTACTGTGGCCTTTGTGTCATTATTGTCATGGAAACCTACACTCTCCCTCCTCTGAGCTAAAGCCTTGATTATGTTCACACTGCTGAAAACAATGACCAGAACAGGGAGTACAAAGCCCACTATGTTCATCAGAATCTGATGGGCCAACTTCCAAGCGCTGTTATGATTGTAATCCAATATACAGGACATGGTCTTGAACTCCTCGATGAACTTCACCTTTCTGTGAACCATTGTGGGCGTGCTCAGTATAAGGCCTAACATCCACAGGATGAAGCAGATCACCCTGGCATAAAGTGTCCGTCTCAGCAACCTGGCCTTCATGGTCTTCACAAGTACCAGGTAGCGGTCAACACTAATCATGACCAGAGTGTAGATGCTGGTGTAAAAATTGATAATGATGACAGAGTTGACCATTTTGCATAAGGCATCTCCGTAGGGCCAGTTAAAGTGATTGAGGATGTTCATCGCCCAGAAGGGGAGGCCACACAGGAGAATAAAGTCAGCCAGGACCAGGTTGCTCAGGTAAATCTCAGCTACAGTCAGTCGATCCCTGTGGGTGAGGAACACCACCAGGACAAAGCTGTTAAAAACGAGGCCTAGCAGGGTTAAGGTGAAGATGTACGGAGGGATGATTGCGTGGATCATCTCCCATTCTTCAGAGATCGGAGACTCTGATGAACCGGATGGCAGAGACGCACTGGTGTTTTCAGACCACAGTGTTGCCACAGATACAAGGTTCATTTGCTCCATGGGctaggaaacaaaaacaaatgataaaACCTCATCAGTAAAATgctgttaaagtaaaattattttatttaaaatgcatgaTGCGTCAGACAGCATAACTGAATATGTAAAGGTAACAATTTCCAGtttaaacacaattaaataaagaaaacatgttgTGAAATGATACATAAATGATGTAAAATTGTCAACATGATGCCACGTATCACAGGCATTTAGTTCTGCTGAGGAAAACAGGCAGCCACACATTaacaaattcattatttaaggCCAAGCTTATTATTTTGCAAAGAATGTTTAGCACCATATTTTTAAAGTACAGACTTTGATGCTCAAAACTAAAAGCAGGATGGAACATGAGAAGTTCTTACCATACGTTTCATGAAAATGTTCTATCCTAAAAGACGCATCTGGAACAGGGCTCATCTGTGTACACTGAAATCTTGGTAACAGAACACAGTGAGCCAGAGGGGAGATCTGCTACGAGCATGTTTGTATATAGAGTTGCATTCCTCCACAAGGAAAGTAATATATCAACTTGTTTATGAAAAAGTCATGTGCACATGTTAGAGACAGAAACTGCAGAGCACTAAATGTGTTGGAGAGAAGTTAAAACTCCAGACAGAATTGGTTTTTCATAATGACTGATACTGTATATCTTTAAtatgaaattttattttattacttgaAAAGTAAAATGACCACTTGATGTGATACTGATatgcagtgttttcacataaACATTCTCCAAGgtcaaagagaaaaacaaaatacttgcGGTTCATACAAATGTAGTAATCACTTTAATTTAACCGATTAACAGAATTATTGACCATTTAAACAGTCTTTAGTACCTCTGTCTAGGCTTTGATGTTGATACAGGTACTTAATGCTGTGCTTTTCAATTTATGAACAGTTGAGTTACAGTtaatcttttctaaatgtttaacTAAATAAGTAGTACAAGTTGATTTATCCCTATGCCAATTTATCCTTGATGTGTATTCTTATTCGAATCTATTCTAAGTCAAGATgatgaaatggaaaaaataacatGCTTGATAcggcttaaaactaaataatgaCATTGGATAGAGTACAAAATATAAAGAATGCTTTTTGTCAGTTTGCAAAGGAAAGTGTAAGCTGAAAGTGAGTATGGTTGAGGCTTTTGCATTCCTTTTATGGTCAAAATGACACTTGAATCCTGCAGTAGGGAAGGGAATCTGGCTCATTCTCATCCTGAGTATATCCAAAGTTcttatcaaaacaaagacaccTCATCCTTCCAATGCTTGtagatgatttatttattaaagacaACAGCACTCATATATTGGATTAActtaaaaacatgcaaatttatatttttaaagccTTTGCAGACACCTTTTCTCTGGAATACAAATGCTTTGTGtttgatatttgttttattcCATTTGTAGTTACAGTATATTGATAGTGCAGAAGTAAATGTTATATTgtaatatatacatacagtaataAAGTGACAGGTTAGTACACAAAAACAATGGATTCATCAACTCAAGTGTTTTCTTTCCATGTGTTACATCTATTCGAGTTAGATCCAGTTTCAACATGGGAAGTCATTCAAGAACATCTTAGAAAACCAATTCAGTTTCCTGATGGTTgctataaaaacagaaattacagCCTCAGAACATCCATGAGAAATGGTTCCAAATTTCTTAAGCTTTGTTAAGACAACCAACCTCGGCTTCGTTTAGCGTGAAACACAAGTTGAACAGCTCTGACAGGAAAGTACTGTTTATAATAGTAAAATATGGCATCACATTCCAGATCGACAAACACGACACAGTATAATAGTAAACATTAGACAAAGTTAGTTCACAAAACCATGGAGCTGCAAAATTTCACATAAAATGGTTGACTTTTAACTTTCAAAATCTTGcatttataatgtattttacaCCTGACTAAAAGGGACTTCTTCTCTTAAATATCTGCCCAAAAATCCAAATAAAGCCATATAAAGAAGGTATCTTACTTATTTTTCGCCTTCATGCCAagagttaaatgaaaaaattgATTCCTCTCTtaagtttatacagtaaatatgaagctggttatcttagcttagATTAGAAACGGGGAGACAGCTGGTGTGGCTCACAAATCAAACATcatatcttatttgtttaattggtacaaaaacaaagtgtaaaatcaACATGTTATGTTTTCAATGGGAATTATGAGCCAGAGTATTCTGGTGATTTTGTATACATCATACACCATACAATGTAtcaagctttagaggtgttgttAGGCAAATTAAACTAGCCTTAATCTGTTTCCCCATCTTtccggtctttatgctaagttaagctaactggCTACTGGCtatagtttcatattttaatctATAGAtataagagtggtatcaatcttctcatctaactcttggcaagaaagtgaataagcatatttcccaaaatgttaaatgatTCCTTTATATGGCAATAAGTAAATAAGTGACTGGATAATGGGCTGTCTATATAAAAGACAATAATTGAATGTATTTGACAAATCTTACAACTTTTTTACGTCAAACTTTTTTGTGTAGATAGATTTAGATTTGAGTACTCTCTGTTTGTTTAGTTGAGTTGAGATTAACATTGGAATGACCAGACTTTCCCCATTGCCATTTCCTCCTGCACAGCAAATGTCTAAACACTTCCCTCGCCCTCTGCTTGAAGTGCTTCCCCACAATCACATACAGGAAAGGATTCAATGCGCTGTTACTATAGCCAAGGTAAGTAGCTAACTGGTTGCCAATGTCCAACACGTATGCCCATGTACATCCAGAGATGACTTCATAATAATCCAAGGTGTCCAACAAGATCAGGATCTGGTAGGGCAGCCAGCAGAGAATGAATACAGCCAGAACAATGAGTACAAGGCATGCCGCCTTCCTTTCCACACTGCCTCTGCTGCCTTTTCTCATGTTCTGGCTGGTCCGAAGGACTTTAGTGATATGGTAACTACAGAAGGATACAATAGGAACAGGGATAAGGAAGCCTACTATGCTGACAGTCATGTTGAAGCGCAGTCTCCAGCCTTCATGGGGATACACTAAGTAGCATGCATCAATGCCCAGAGGGGGGTAGAACTGGACAGAGCGGAAGAGGATGGCCGGGAAGCTGAGCAAGACCCCAGCAATCCAGATACTGAAGCAAATCCCACGTGCCCAAAAGGAccgtctctccctctcctgggTTAGAGGTCTAGTGAGGGCCACATATCTATCCACGCTCACAAGTGTAAGGAACAGCACACTGCAATAATAATTCATCCCAATGACAATGTTGATAAGCTGGCACATGGGCTCCCCAAACCTCCAGTGGAACTTGTTGATAATGGTTGCTACCCAGAACGGCAGGCAGGAAACCATGAGGAGATCAGCTGCTGCTAGGTTGCTCAGGTAGATGTCAGCCACAGAGCTGCGCCGCTTCTGGAGACAGAACACAACCAGCACAAAGGCGTTGCCGATCACTCCAAGAAGACAGATGATGGACATATAGGCCGGCTGCATGGTGTAAACCCAATCCCAGGCGTCTGTGTGGTTGCAAACAAGCTCATCTCTTGCGGCACTCTCCATAAGTAACCCACCTGCTGTACTGTAGATTACTGTGAAAGCTGTTGGACAGTAACAGAGATTTTAGAGGTTGAAAAATAAGGGCGTATTCAAAAGTAATACATTTACCAGTAAAACCTTTTAACTGTGTCAACACAGTTTTAATGTATGTGTCGCTACCTTCACATTATAATTTGAGTTCCACAGTGTGAAAGGACAATAGATCTAATGGATCTAATGGAGTACggataatgtgtttttattagtcAGGGCGCACAGCACACACATGCCGTCTCTAAAGAGGGGAGTCTTAGCAACAAAACTGTATAAAGCATCTGTTACTGAAAAGCACCCAGGCCACACATTCATACCTGCAAGGTCACATATAGTATGATAACATACAGAAGTCCAACTGCAACTTTAATTTTTTGTGTAAACTGAAGATTAACTAAGATGATACAGCAGCTATCATCATTTTTTCCAAGATAATTTCTTCCAAGAGAATACAATAGAATGAAGGCATGTGGCGAAGCATTTCTTATGGCAACTGTTGACTGACATTTGAGGGACAGCTTTATTAGGGGAGACACTGTCAGCTTACATGGATCTCACTACAGATGTGTATtgtatctctctccctcttacccaactattattttaaatgttttaaaaactgaGGAGATGTTTCTGGTACCTTGACGAGTGGGAGATCATAGTCCAGTGGTCATACATGGTGAACTAATCAATCAGGTCTGCATCTTTCATCAGCTGGAAGGCCCATGGTGAAagtgtgtgttcttgtttacAGCCAAGATTATACCTTTTATGCAGACTCTCCATTTATGGTGGATCAgaggattacattttttattctaCCAGGCTGTGTTAGAGAACATAGTCGGGTATGTGATGTCAACATGGTATGGCTAATCTCTCCAGTCAATATATTAGCAGACTGTTCTCAGGCAAGCACAGAGAATACTGAGAATACTTCACTCACTCGCTTATTTCTCCAACTGTTTCTCATCTCGTCTCTCATGGTGTGTCATTCGTGAATAATTAGTTAATTTTGACATAACATAATGATTTAATCGTGTGGCTCTTCTAGACTTTCTAAATGTTATTGGACaaaattctgattctgagtcATTTCACGCATGTTgtgactcaaaaaaaaaaaaaagatccacCATTTTACAGCCACTTTTTTCACTAAGGGGAAAAGTTTTTTGGCCCAGTGTGCATCATGTGACAATACCCGAAGTTGTAATTCCACGGTTTGTCCACTATGTCAAATTGGCTTGAATGGTGCACTTCCTGGGGTTTACAAGTACTTTTGTCCCAGATTTGAAACTTCCCCCTGAATAGCCAATGCGGAGGCTCATATTAACATATCACATCCAACTATCCAATCAGGAATATCATTTCACTATCCATTTGGTTAACAATCCCAAAGTTTTCTATCtggagataaaaaaataaaattaacttattaCAGGAAGGTAATGTGGATGTGGTTAGATTGCCAGATTGGTAAAATTGCCAGCATTCTCTGCTAACGTTAATACTGCGTTAACTAACTAACTTAGTCAACAGGAGCTACATTGAATTTGTCAATCAGGTTGTGTGTGTCCATTATAACAATATTTGGTTTGCATTGTTGATCATCTTACAATTCAGCCATTACAATGACGTCACCACAAACTTCTCTTCATGTAAGGTGAGTATCTGATCCtgtctttttcctttcttcagAAGTTTAGTTTTCAGTGATACAAAAATCAGATCAATTCAGTATGTAGGTTTCAATTGCAGATACCAGGGAGTCTTTCTGACAGTTTCAGgataaacacagaaaaatgaaACGGTTGAATTTCATGGCCTAGAAATGACCTTTAAAAGGTGTATGAATTACTCTTTTAATCTATATTTTCTGTTcttatacagtgggggaaataagtatttgaccccttgctgattttgcaggtttgcccacttacaaagaatgcaacgatctataattttaatcatatgtacattctaacagtgaaagacagaatcccaaagaaaattccagaaaatcacatcttatgaatttataaaaattgataaccatctgatgaggaaaaacaagtatttgaccccctggacaaacagcatgttaatattttgtagaaaagccattattggccagcacagatgtcaaacggtttttatagttggtgacaaggtttgtgcacatttNNNNNNNNNNNNNNNNNNNNATTACAGGAAGGTAATGTGGATGTGGTTAGATTGCCAGATTGGTAAAATTGCCAGCATTCTCTGCTAACGTTAATACTGCGTTAACTAACTAACTTAGCCAACAGGAGCTACATTGAATTTGTCAATTAGGTTGTGTGTGTCCATTATAACGATATTTGGTTTGCATTGTTGATCATCTTACAATTCAGCCATTACAATGACGTCACCACAAACTTCTCTTCATGTAAGGTGAGTATCTGAtcctgtcctgtttttttctttcttcagaaGTTTAGTTTTCAGTGATACAAAAATCAGATCAATTCAGTATGTAGGTTTCAATTGCAGATACCAGGGAGTCTTTCTGACAGTTTCAGgataaacacagaaaaatgaaaaacggTTGAATTTCATGGCCTAGAAATGACCTTTAAAAGGTCTAAGAATTACTCTTTTAATCTATATTTTCTGTTCTTATATCTAAATTGCATTCCAAAAACATATAAGATCCAGTGGTATTTAAGTATTGTGTATAGCATATTTTGGTATCTTGAAAAATTACCCTTATTTGTAACATGAAGgtactgtacagtaaatatcttCTTTCAGAAAACAGGTGcctacttaaaaaaaacatccaatgGCCATTAATTATTGTCTGATTAACATCAGGTCCTGTGGTGTGACATACGTTACAAAAAGAAATCTCACATTATTCATTGTATACAACTGCACAGTTTATCATAAAGCCTCATAACACAAGCCATAACATATATTCCAAGAGTATATTCCACACGATTTCCTCAATGCACCTGACTCCGTCATATTGGTATTAAAAACTATATGCTGTATTCTGGCTGTCACAGTTCTGTAGTGGTGGGTGTGTATTTCATGTTTCCTGTACTTAGTAATGTCTGCCCTCTAGTGTTCTTGTCtggttttacttcctgtgcATGTCTTTCACTGATTGTCTAgtgcaggggtattcaattagaattcaaagaggtacagttagagaaaatttccacATCAtaacgactaacttgcgttTTCATTCAGTgccataacgtatagttgtatacatatgtttttagtcaaacactgacaatatttcaacaatattcagttttcacatcaaactggagggataataataaaaaactactctaataataaattaattttaaaaatcataaaaagtgtagcttgaagtgatgaagtgcagTCTTAatcaattttataataaacactcaacacatcttaacaaatgaacagctgtaatgcctcctcttctctttcattccctcttacagagctaccacttccCTACTTTCTCTTATTCAGTGAGAAACATGAGCTCTtgcttgtcctgccagctagcattggagatctatgagatattctgattctgaactgcccgtgggaggaaattacatgtaaaaatctgtacattcttgattaaaagccatgtgaaatctcttttctctttcgcctcctctctccatatgtgtttccaaaacgtctccgGTGTATCGCACTCGCGGACTCGCAATGCCTGttggaatgcacagatttgattggctgagcagcctCACATGAGGCGATtagagcacatgcgattggtctgtgagtttcctgggccgttaaatcagtacagtaaatgctagaaaagctgcgtgggttaaaaaaagaaacgctccatcacgaggtagtaattctcaataataaacCGGCTGTAGGTCAGCGGTcggagaggacagcggctgggtcTGGATctggaccgcggtccgcctatcaGTGACCTCTGGTCTTGTGCTTTCACCTGTGTGTGATTATGTTCACCCCCAATAGTGTATTTAGTTGGTATTGCTTTCCTACTTGTTGTGTTCATTGTTCTACACTTTGATTGTTTGACTTTGGCCAATCCCAGTGTCCAGACTTTGAGGTGTGTTCCCGATAAATATGTGAGGCGTTAGGGCTGTGCCACTGTCAAATTGTCAAGTGTGCGAGGGCTCTCtcgcggacattttgagccctttttgCACCCTTTTCGTAAatccgcatttctgcagactttgcctgagggaattgcccacatTTCATTGCGTTGTGTGACGTGAAATACGGGGGTTACCAGTGGAAGCCCGGAAgcaagagaaaaacagcaaatctgcctcataagagaagaagaagaacaaacaaGCATGGAAACCAACGTTGATGTTAAAATTGTTAGAATGTTTCTTAAGATTTAAGTTGGTACATAGAACACATGatgtcagaggaatgcaatcaccttattacacacttagtttattcaactgtttattttagtttttgcttgcttgatgctgttttgaccaacaatagtgcatCTATTATTGACAAAAGACTGAgatttacctctcctccactatGTAGGGCAAGCGCCTGCAGGACTTAAGAATCAgtcaaaaacataaataaaacgtgtgcaacgtgtttcagcgtCATCAAGGTTACGTGATAATGTGacaaagtgctgtcccattcctgtttacagcatctTGAGCCCTTGTAGTCTCTTGCACTCAACCACTTACCAAGTGACATCATtgaagtctgtgagggttcagggcttagggctTAGGGGGGGAGATTGGGATTGGGCCTTTCCGTGTTTCATGTCTCATGTCTCTCAGTGCGATAGTCTCTGATTATATTTTCTGTTGGACATATGTACTACTCACCCATTTCTGTTGGTtattgtgcttttgtttttcacttcactttaagTTTTTACAGTTCACTTAAATAAACTCCACTAACTATACCTCCTCTTTGTGAGTGTCTGCATCTGGGCCCTAAAACACATGTTTCCCCCTACCTACCTTAGAGGATAAAGCaaagttttgtttcacaataaaGAGACAAATCATAGAAGATTCACACTATATCCATTACAGGTGTTTAAGAACTTGGGAAATTTTGGCACAAATGGTAACATTGGTGGTATTACAGAACACTGTCTCTTTCCATGCATTGTGtagaaaacagtttattttatctgATGATACTGAAGCGTCTGCAAGTACAGATCGTAGCCATGTCTGTCTGAAAGTGATAAGGGGTCAACCTCAGACTGAAGCACTGTCATCTCTTCATCAGAGAGTAGTGACCAGAACTTGACTGTTTGAAGTGTCAGGGGTCATCTCTGCGCCATCCCCATTTGAGTCTGTAAGGCCCTAaggatgaggggaaaaaagaggggTTGGttaatgtacatgtttttatgaAAAGTACCGTTAAAGTGGACAATCATAAAGATTTGCAGGCAGCACAAATGATCACCTCAAGGTATTCCTCTTCTTCAAGTGGATTTATAATGCCCTATTTGCCAATGTTCATCAGCAGTGTAGTTGCGTTGTCTGCAGAGGGTGAGCAATACAGCCAGCTTCAAATGTTTTGAGGGATGCGTGGAGACATGGTAGAAAGATGTAGTGAACAAGTAGGAGGTGCAATGTGAGATATCCAGGAGACGGCATCAGGTGGACCTATTATTGCTAATCTCTAGCAGACTTTTATAATtgacatattattattattatattgcttAGCAACACCAGTCTAGCCTTTTCTTGAAATATATGTTAATAATGGGAATAATGTTCTAGCTAGCGTGATATATTAACATATTAGCTAAAAACAAGCAGGCTCTACCCACCTACTAACGTTAGATTCAGAAGCTCAACTTCATTTTCTCTTGTAGACTCCTATCATCAGTGTTTTGGTCTCCAGAGTTATTCCAgttaaagggagagtaagtgattctgcagaagaATTGTTGATCTTTGatctcaactgccaaacaaatacacccctcccttccATGCCCCCTCAGAAGCTAGCCTCTTAAGGTTTCTCTAGCGTTGAAATGCCTTTGTCTTTGCGTGGTCATACAACTTTCTTCTATGTTTATACTCTTCAGATCTTTTGCTCTTTGGCTGGCTCccaattttcaatttcaatttgctttattggcatgaatgttacagaacagtattgccaaagcttcatggaaaatacaaaagaacTCAAAGAATTCAATTCATActgttcattaaataaataaaaaaacagtaaacgtGTGGGTGTGTCAGTAGTATATAGAAGTCATTTTATGTTTAGGATCAATGAAGAAActacaatatattatatatatatatatatataagtatcaaatggaaaatataaaaaaacaaactcattaagtagacaaataaatcaaaaggCAGAGTGAGTTGTGGGCAAACTAACTGCAGCTGTGATTTGTTTTGCTGGTTTTCTCTCAGG includes:
- the bdkrb1 gene encoding B1 bradykinin receptor isoform X1, whose amino-acid sequence is MKRMPMEQMNLVSVATLWSENTSASLPSGSSESPISEEWEMIHAIIPPYIFTLTLLGLVFNSFVLVVFLTHRDRLTVAEIYLSNLVLADFILLCGLPFWAMNILNHFNWPYGDALCKMVNSVIIINFYTSIYTLVMISVDRYLVLVKTMKARLLRRTLYARVICFILWMLGLILSTPTMVHRKVKFIEEFKTMSCILDYNHNSAWKLAHQILMNIVGFVLPVLVIVFSSVNIIKALAQRRESVGFHDNNDTKATVLVYAVTLLFLLCWGPFQVFTFLDTLCDVQVLNEMLWSHILDMGGQVSVYLAFLNSVLNPLLYVFSGQYFRRKVSAIYRRTRHYRRGSDVTTNQCSVASTYINKTQQIKIVVILNAKDLM
- the bdkrb1 gene encoding B1 bradykinin receptor isoform X2 codes for the protein MEQMNLVSVATLWSENTSASLPSGSSESPISEEWEMIHAIIPPYIFTLTLLGLVFNSFVLVVFLTHRDRLTVAEIYLSNLVLADFILLCGLPFWAMNILNHFNWPYGDALCKMVNSVIIINFYTSIYTLVMISVDRYLVLVKTMKARLLRRTLYARVICFILWMLGLILSTPTMVHRKVKFIEEFKTMSCILDYNHNSAWKLAHQILMNIVGFVLPVLVIVFSSVNIIKALAQRRESVGFHDNNDTKATVLVYAVTLLFLLCWGPFQVFTFLDTLCDVQVLNEMLWSHILDMGGQVSVYLAFLNSVLNPLLYVFSGQYFRRKVSAIYRRTRHYRRGSDVTTNQCSVASTYINKTQQIKIVVILNAKDLM
- the LOC123978860 gene encoding B2 bradykinin receptor-like; protein product: MESAARDELVCNHTDAWDWVYTMQPAYMSIICLLGVIGNAFVLVVFCLQKRRSSVADIYLSNLAAADLLMVSCLPFWVATIINKFHWRFGEPMCQLINIVIGMNYYCSVLFLTLVSVDRYVALTRPLTQERERRSFWARGICFSIWIAGVLLSFPAILFRSVQFYPPLGIDACYLVYPHEGWRLRFNMTVSIVGFLIPVPIVSFCSYHITKVLRTSQNMRKGSRGSVERKAACLVLIVLAVFILCWLPYQILILLDTLDYYEVISGCTWAYVLDIGNQLATYLGYSNSALNPFLYVIVGKHFKQRAREVFRHLLCRRKWQWGKSGHSNVNLNSTKQTESTQI